The sequence CCAAGGCGGTAATAAAAATAAGCCAAATAACAAACGCCAGCCCGAACCACGTCGCGAGGAAATTTCCGACAAAGACGTACAAGAGCAAATCAAGGCTACTTTGGCCAAGTTGAGCGGTAACAAAAATAACTCGATGGCGATTAATAAAGCTCGTCGTAAAAAAGACCGCCGTAGTGCCGATGCCGCAGCCGCTGAAGAGCGTTACCTTCAAGACCAAATCGAAGCAAAAACACTGCGCGTAACCGAATTTATTTCGGCCAGTGATTTGTCATCTCTGATGGATGTTTCGATCAACGAAGTAATTTCTACGTGTATGTCGTTAGGAATGTTCGTTTCTATCAACCAACGTCTTGATGCTGAAGCAATTACTGTAATTGCAGATGAATTTGGCTATGATGTACAATTCATTTCGGCAGAAGAAGAAGTAACACAAGCCGAAGACGTATTTGAAGACGCACCAGAAGATTTGGAATGGCGTGCACCAATCGTTACGATCATGGGTCACGTTGACCACGGTAAAACGTCATTGCTTGACTACATCCGTAAATCAAAAGTGACGGCACAAGAAGCAGGCGGTATCACGCAGCACATCGGTGCGTATGACGTAAAAACCGATTCGGGCAAACGTATTACCTTCCTTGATACACCAGGTCACGAAGCCTTTACGGCGATGCGTGCGCGTGGTGCGAAAATCACGGACGTGGCCATTATCGTAGTAGCAGCAGACGACAGCGTCATGCCACAAACACGCGAAGCCATCAACCACGCACAAGTGGCAGGTGTACCGATTGTTTTTGCTTTCAGTAAAGTAGATAAACCAGGAGCGGACACAGACAAAATCCGCAACGAACTGGCTCAAATGAATATTTTGGTAGAAGACTGGGGTGGTAAATACCAATCTCAAGAAATTTCTTCTAAATCGGGTATGGGTGTTTCTGATTTGCTTGAAAAAGTATTGTTAGAAGCCGAAATGCTCGACCTAAAAGCCAATCCGAAACGTGCCGCACAAGGTACAGTGATCGAGGCATCTTTGGACAAAGGACGTGGTTATGTAACCACATTGCTTGTACAAACAGGTACTTTGCGCATCGGAGATGTATTGTTGGCTGGTTCGCATTATGGCAAAGTAAAAGCCATGACAGACCACAGAGGCGCACGCCTCAAAGCCGCAGGGCCATCTACACCAGTACAAGTATTAGGCTTGGACGGTGCGCCACAAGCTGGGGATAAATTCTCGGTAATGGAAAGCGAAAGAGAAGCCCGCGAAATCGCCAACAAACGCGAACAATTGGTACGCGAACAATCTATTCGTACCAAGAAACATATTACCCTCGACGAAATCGGTCGCCGTTTGGCTATCGGTACGTTTAAGGAGTTGAACGTAATCGTGAAAGGTGACGTGGACGGCTCAATCGAAGCCCTTTCGGATGCTTTACAAAAGTTGGGTACAGACGAAGTTCAAGTTCGCATTATCCACAAAGCCGTTGGTCAAATCTCGGAATCAGACGTATTGTTGGCTTCGGCTTCCGATGCGATTATCGTCGGTTTCCAAGTGCGCCCGTCGGTAAATGCACGCAAACTCGCCGACCAAGAGCAAATCGAGATGCGTATGTACTCGGTTATTTACGATGCTATCAACGACGTAAAAGACGCGATGGAAGGTATGCTCGCACCGAAAGTAGAGGAAGTGATTACGGGTGTGGTCGAAATCCGCGACGTATTCAAAATCTCGAAAGTGGGCAATGTGGCAGGTTGTTACGTACAAGAAGGCAACATCAAACGTAACCACAAAGTACGACTCATCCGCGATGGTATCGTATTGCACACAGGTGAAATTGATGCCCTCAAACGTTTCAAAGACGATGTAGGCGAAGTGAAATTTGGTTATGAATGTGGTATGAGTTTCAAAAACTATAACGACATGAAACCAGGTGATACTATCGAAGCATTTGAGTTGAAAGAAGTAAAAAGAACCTTATAATCAAGGTTTTGATATATCAAACAAAAAAGGTTGCTCCCAAACGGGGCAACCTTTTTTACTTACATTCCTAATTAATCCTAAAAAATTAAACATTTTCGGCCAAGTGCTCTTGCACAATAGCCCGAATGACTTTTTTATCAATTTTTCCAACCGACGTTTTGGGCAATACCTCCACAAAAATAACTTTGTCAGGAATAGCCCATTTGTTTATATGTCCGTTGGCTACAAACTGTTGCATCGAAAATTTAATGTCTTCGGCGGTAGCCGCAAAACCTTTTTTCAGCACTATCATTGCGTGCGGACGTTCGCCCCATTGCGCATCTGGCAAACCCACTACGGCCACTTCTTGTACGGCTTGGTGCTGACCAATAATATTTTCTAAATCAATAGAAGAAGCCCATTCGCCTCCCGTTTTGATTACGTCTTTGAGGCGATCCGAAATTTTCAAGAAATTAGAACCGTTCATCGTAGCCACGTCGCCCGTATGCAACCAACCGCCATGCCACAAGTTTTCGCTTTGCTCTGGCTCGCCGTAATAACCTTGCGTCAGCCAAGGCGTACGCGCAACCACTTCTCCTACGGCCTCATCATCGTGCGTAACTTCTTTGCCGTACTCATCAATCACGCGCACGTCTGCAAGTGGAATAGGCAAACCTGTGCGCACACGTGCGGCCACTTGCCAATCTACATCTTCGATATTTTTTTCTGTTGGACTAATGTACGAAATCGTAAGCACGGGGCAAGTTTCGGACATTCCGTAACCTGTCAGAATATCAATTTTGCGTTCTACTGCCGCTTTCGCCAAGGCTTTGGGCAAAGCCGAACCGCCAATAATTACTTTCCATGACGACAAATCCATTTCGGCAGTGGCTGGGTGGCCAATCAGCATTTGTAAAATAGTCGGCACGCAGTGCGAAAATGTTGGCTGGTGCTTAATGAAAAGTTGCAGAGCGATGGCAGGTTCAAATTTACCTACATACACTTGCTTCATACACGTCATGGTTGCCAAAAACGGAAATCCCCATGCGTGAACGTGGAAAAACGGCGTAAGTGGCATATAAACATCCGAGTTACTCAAACGACCAGAACGGTCGATGTAACCAAAATTTGTGGCCAGTGCAAAAGTATGCAGCACAATTTGGCGATGCGTAAAAAACACGCCTTTCGGGTTGCCTGTCGTGCCTGTGGTATAAAAAGTAGTGGCTACGGCATCTTCGTCAAAGTCGTCAAACTCAAATTGGTCGGGAGCAGCCGCCAACAGTTCTTCGTATTCGCCAGCCACAGGCAATAATGAATTTTCGGGCATGGCTGCACCGTCGGTGGCCACAATAATTTGTTTTACGGTCTTGATTTTATCCCCAAAACTATTGAGCAAGGGCACAAAGTCGGCGTGCGTAATGATAACGACGTCTTCGGCATGATTGATCGTATAAAGAATTTGTTCGGGAGAAAGTCGCCAGTTAAGCGTATGAATAATGTTGCCCGTCATGGGAATTGTAAAAAATCCTTCCAAATAACGGTGGCTATCATAATCCAGAATCGCAACGGTTTGGCCGCCATCAAGTCCCAAACTATACAAAACGTTGGCCAGCTTGCGCACGCGGCGATTTAGCTCAAAATAATCCATTGCAAATTTGTCTTGGTAATGGATTTGGCGTGTAGGTTCGAGCTTGGTAGAATAATCTAACAAACGTTTGATTAGTAACGGATATTTAAAGGCATTTGCTGCGATAGGCATTTTTTTGATTCGTGTCATGGCGATTCTTATAGATAATTAATAGAAGAAATATACAATGAATATCGGCTAATTTAAGCTATTTTTACCAAATAATACAATATATAAACATACATTAACCCTGTATAATGTATGCATAAGCAGCTTAATACAGAATTTTATATTCAATATATCCATACCGTTACTTACTTTTTCGGTAGATATTTTAAGAAAAACGGCGTATAATTGTTCTTTTTGTTAATAGTAAATTAGAATTATTAGATAAATTGCAATAAGGGTTTTGGCAAAGAAGAAGAAATATTATGTAGTGCTAAAAGGCCGCGTTACGGGGATTTTTGACAACTGGGACGACTGCAAGGCACAAGTAGAAAATTTTACGGGAGCGCAATACAAATCTTTTGAGAGTTGGGACGCGGCCAAGCAAGCCTCGCGACTGGGGTATTTTCCTGCCGCAGCCACGCAGCAAGCCGCCCAACAAGCCAAAATCGCGGCGGCAGACTTCGACAGAGTGAGCATTGCCGTAGATGCGGCGTGCAGCGGCAACCCCGGCCTGATGGAATACAGAGGCGTGGACAACCAGACTGGCGAACAGATTTTTCATGCGGGGCCTTTTGCCAACGGCACAAACAACATCGGCGAGTTTCTGGCCTTAGTGCATGGCTTGGCCTACCTCAAACAACGCAACAGCGATTTGCCGATTTATTCGGACTCGCGTAATGCCATCGGCTGGCTGCATCAGCGCAAAGTAAAAACCACTTTGCCGCGCAATGCCAAAACCGAAAAAATTTGGCAACTCATTGACCGCGCCTTGTTTTGGCTCGAAAACAATCGCTATTCGAACCGTATTTTGAAATGGGAAACCGAACAATGGGGCGAAAATCCTGCTGACTTTGGGCGAAAAAAATAAAAGATACGCACGGGTTGTGCGTATCTACAGAAATATATCTTACAACTAATTCGTACTCACTACGATGCCGTCTTTGAGTGTGATGCGGCGGTCTGTTTTGGCTGCTATGTCGTTGTCGTGCGTAACGATGACGATGGTTTGTTTGAAATTGGTTTTTAATTCCTGAAAAATCTCAAATACCATTTTGCTGTTTTGCGAGTCCAAGTTCCCCGTCGGTTCGTCGCCAAACAAAATCTTAGGGTCGTTGATAAGCGCGCGCGCAATGGCTACGCGTTGTTGCTGGCCGCCAGAAAGTTGGCTGGCTTTTTTGTCGGCGTGGACTTTCAGGCCGAGCATATCGAGCTTTTGCAAGGCACGTTCGCGAATCTCTTCTTGGCTGTATTTGCCCAACTTGAGGGCTGGCAAAGAAACGTTTTCGGCCACCGTAAATTCGGGAAGCAAATAATGAAATTGAAAAACAAAGCCAATTTCTTTGTTACGAAAAGAAGCCAACTGGTTTTTATTCAATGATTTAAGATTAGTTCCGTTTACGAGGATTTGGCCGCCGTAATTGGTATCCAACGTAGAAAGCACGTACAACAACGTAGATTTTCCGCTACCTGATTGGCCAATAATGGAAACAAACTCGCCTGTTTCGATGCTAATGTTAATGTCGTTGAGTACTTTGAACTCCTCTGCCCCTTTAAAAATTTTTTCGAGGTTGATCGTCTGAATAATTGGCATAATAAAAATGTCTTTCGTAAGTCAAGAAAGCCTGCAAAAGTAACAAAGCTACGTTTAAAAGCCGTGTTTTGGGCATTTTTTTTGATAAAATAAAAGACAGCACAAAGTATAAAAGACGACAAAAGTATGAGGTGTGGAGAGGCGCGGGGTTGGGGAAGATTTCACACCTACGGCGTTAAGGTGTTGGCATTTCATTTTTCTACCAAGATTTCAATCCTCACAGATTTGTTAGAACCTACATACATAACTTGGTATCTCCTCCATGGTTTGTGTCTTCACAAACCATAAAAAACAACAAAAATATGTGGTCTGTGAGGACAATGGCCACCATATAAAATAAAAACCCTACCACCAGCAGCAGTAGGGTTTCTCCCTTTTCCTATTTGGAGTTACGATGCGTTAAATCATGCTATCACTAAAACCAAATTAACCTATAAAAAACACACTCAAACAATTTATTTCCACGTCAGTGTAGTTACTCCATTAGCTGGTAACACGTAGCGGAAAGTTCTTGCCCCAGACTTAAAGTTTACGGCTTTGTCGGCATTGCCTTTATTCAAGGCCACGACTACTTTAGAGCCATCAGGGTTTACAAATGCTAAATATTTTATATTTGAATCAGTAAGGCCTTCGCTGGATACGCGGTACGCACCTGGGCGAATAAATTTAGCCGTATGACCCAACAAATAATACTCTACGTTGCGAATAATTTTGCCATTGCCCGACGAAGGAATCGTAATGACTCCGCGACAATCGCCACAACCTTTATTCTTCGGACCGTGATTTTCGTCCAAAGCCAAATTCCAGTAAATCACTGACTTAGACCAATTTTTCATTGTACCCAAAAGCACTTTTTCCATGTGCCACATCAGGTTTCCCGAAAAATCTGGCGACCAATCGCCACCCGAAATCTCCGTGAAATACAAGCCTTTTTCAGGATAAGCATTATGCACGGTACTCATGGCCTCAGGCTCTCCGCCGTAGCCGTGAAAAGCCGAACCAGCCACATATTGCGCCGCGTCTGGGTCTTGGAGAATCGTCATTGGGTATTCTGGTTTGTCCCAGTTGTGATCCCACGTCAGGATTTTGGTCGTGATATTTTGGTTCACAAACGTTGGCCCCAAGTTATTTTTGATAAAGTCGCGTTGTTGCTCTGCCGACATAATCATACTCATATAACCCGCGTCGCGGTTTTGCGGCTCGTTCTCAATAGTAATGGCATGAAGCGGCAAGCCTTCCGCCTCCATCGTCTTTACGTATTTGGCCAAATAGTTGGCAAAAGCCTGATAATGTTCGGTTTTCACCTCACCTTGAATGAAACTATTGTTAGTTTTCATCCAAGCGGGTGGGCTCCACGGCGAACCCATCATTTTTACTTCAGAAGAAACAGCCTTTACTTTTTTGAGCATCGGCAACAAGTCTGTTTGTTCCTCTGCCATCGAAAATTGTTGCTGATTCGGATCAGTTTGTCCCTCTTGCAAATCGTTATAAGAAAAATCTTTAAGCGAAAAATCTGAAGCTCCAA is a genomic window of Flexibacter flexilis DSM 6793 containing:
- a CDS encoding glycoside hydrolase family 30 protein, producing the protein MKNVCLSALAIAAFLTSATACKKGGDSPTAVVEPTKTEPTVSVWVTTGNQSELLKKRSDIGFAKNLTGDFVTIDTAQHFQQIDGIGAAMTGSSAYLFSKKLTTAQRDAIMKELFTTNGIGISYLRLTIGASDFSLKDFSYNDLQEGQTDPNQQQFSMAEEQTDLLPMLKKVKAVSSEVKMMGSPWSPPAWMKTNNSFIQGEVKTEHYQAFANYLAKYVKTMEAEGLPLHAITIENEPQNRDAGYMSMIMSAEQQRDFIKNNLGPTFVNQNITTKILTWDHNWDKPEYPMTILQDPDAAQYVAGSAFHGYGGEPEAMSTVHNAYPEKGLYFTEISGGDWSPDFSGNLMWHMEKVLLGTMKNWSKSVIYWNLALDENHGPKNKGCGDCRGVITIPSSGNGKIIRNVEYYLLGHTAKFIRPGAYRVSSEGLTDSNIKYLAFVNPDGSKVVVALNKGNADKAVNFKSGARTFRYVLPANGVTTLTWK
- the infB gene encoding translation initiation factor IF-2, translated to MAEEKMKRISQVTAELNVGIPTIAEFLAKKGITIESSPNAKISEQQYELLRKEFAASAQVKKEASGLNIGKKTAENIVIEADSKKGKKSREDEKEEEIMIKNYTSDNKPKAAEPKKEETKNTDSETIKATAPKTGGLKVLGKIDLDAVQGSGKPAAEQTKSKPAPQPPQQPKQEKPVQAAPAKPVAAPSQPTSNAAPAAPTNSKPNTPPAAPAAPAKPVVKPAEPVTTPQAPEPPKSVAPVTPAEGEFIGSKAETLKGLTVLGKIELPTEKKRPAAPNAKFGGNAASDDDDKKKKKRKRKRLKVGSSDGSVPAAGTGNDRPIQLANNNRNNNNQHGNNNNSNSERPKVAANGQGGGGQQDRRPRPQGQGGGQGQNNTQGGNKNKPNNKRQPEPRREEISDKDVQEQIKATLAKLSGNKNNSMAINKARRKKDRRSADAAAAEERYLQDQIEAKTLRVTEFISASDLSSLMDVSINEVISTCMSLGMFVSINQRLDAEAITVIADEFGYDVQFISAEEEVTQAEDVFEDAPEDLEWRAPIVTIMGHVDHGKTSLLDYIRKSKVTAQEAGGITQHIGAYDVKTDSGKRITFLDTPGHEAFTAMRARGAKITDVAIIVVAADDSVMPQTREAINHAQVAGVPIVFAFSKVDKPGADTDKIRNELAQMNILVEDWGGKYQSQEISSKSGMGVSDLLEKVLLEAEMLDLKANPKRAAQGTVIEASLDKGRGYVTTLLVQTGTLRIGDVLLAGSHYGKVKAMTDHRGARLKAAGPSTPVQVLGLDGAPQAGDKFSVMESEREAREIANKREQLVREQSIRTKKHITLDEIGRRLAIGTFKELNVIVKGDVDGSIEALSDALQKLGTDEVQVRIIHKAVGQISESDVLLASASDAIIVGFQVRPSVNARKLADQEQIEMRMYSVIYDAINDVKDAMEGMLAPKVEEVITGVVEIRDVFKISKVGNVAGCYVQEGNIKRNHKVRLIRDGIVLHTGEIDALKRFKDDVGEVKFGYECGMSFKNYNDMKPGDTIEAFELKEVKRTL
- a CDS encoding ABC transporter ATP-binding protein, encoding MPIIQTINLEKIFKGAEEFKVLNDINISIETGEFVSIIGQSGSGKSTLLYVLSTLDTNYGGQILVNGTNLKSLNKNQLASFRNKEIGFVFQFHYLLPEFTVAENVSLPALKLGKYSQEEIRERALQKLDMLGLKVHADKKASQLSGGQQQRVAIARALINDPKILFGDEPTGNLDSQNSKMVFEIFQELKTNFKQTIVIVTHDNDIAAKTDRRITLKDGIVVSTN
- a CDS encoding ribonuclease H1 domain-containing protein — encoded protein: MAKKKKYYVVLKGRVTGIFDNWDDCKAQVENFTGAQYKSFESWDAAKQASRLGYFPAAATQQAAQQAKIAAADFDRVSIAVDAACSGNPGLMEYRGVDNQTGEQIFHAGPFANGTNNIGEFLALVHGLAYLKQRNSDLPIYSDSRNAIGWLHQRKVKTTLPRNAKTEKIWQLIDRALFWLENNRYSNRILKWETEQWGENPADFGRKK
- a CDS encoding long-chain-fatty-acid--CoA ligase; the encoded protein is MTRIKKMPIAANAFKYPLLIKRLLDYSTKLEPTRQIHYQDKFAMDYFELNRRVRKLANVLYSLGLDGGQTVAILDYDSHRYLEGFFTIPMTGNIIHTLNWRLSPEQILYTINHAEDVVIITHADFVPLLNSFGDKIKTVKQIIVATDGAAMPENSLLPVAGEYEELLAAAPDQFEFDDFDEDAVATTFYTTGTTGNPKGVFFTHRQIVLHTFALATNFGYIDRSGRLSNSDVYMPLTPFFHVHAWGFPFLATMTCMKQVYVGKFEPAIALQLFIKHQPTFSHCVPTILQMLIGHPATAEMDLSSWKVIIGGSALPKALAKAAVERKIDILTGYGMSETCPVLTISYISPTEKNIEDVDWQVAARVRTGLPIPLADVRVIDEYGKEVTHDDEAVGEVVARTPWLTQGYYGEPEQSENLWHGGWLHTGDVATMNGSNFLKISDRLKDVIKTGGEWASSIDLENIIGQHQAVQEVAVVGLPDAQWGERPHAMIVLKKGFAATAEDIKFSMQQFVANGHINKWAIPDKVIFVEVLPKTSVGKIDKKVIRAIVQEHLAENV